In Sphingomonas sp. G-3-2-10, a single window of DNA contains:
- a CDS encoding DUF4153 domain-containing protein, with protein sequence MSDSHETVEDWAERQEVPAEHENWPLRPVMLALLGLAAGLGVYFLLGDEPFYRREPTSLTLALATALTVTAGLIGFTIERRLWWASLVFSAAMGVLAGSVIWWNGGPDQWSGGDGWRTFSLFLGIAIAAPLFQAARDVGKPRFPYASVHDHAWTNVVLWGAGWVFVGITFALSFLLAELFHLIKIDVLKDLLEKSWFWHALIGTAFGGALGVLREQDKVVHLLQRVVAIVLSVLAPVLAVGLLLFVLALPFTGLGALWDATSATTPLLLSCCVGALILANAVIGNAPSEERTFPLLKYGAMGLGLVMLPLAVIAAIATGLRIGQYGFTPDRLWALTFVIVASAYGLAYLVSLLIGRLHWAERARPANLNLAFVLCGLALVLATPLISFNAISTRDQVARLESGRIAPDKFDWRALAFEFGQAGRDALKKLQASANPAIKAKADLAAKAENRWDVAEVDNSEVRSREIAKNARILPSGTTLPPALIDAMAGNINCTSEGKCTVFLMPGGAEALVFQDWCYDRAAKGGEELAVNCGLENRYRFVDGKWQSMNYSPRIDRKDEAAKGAAAKAGKAYQAGQIEVRPVTRRQVFVGGEPVGEAFE encoded by the coding sequence ATGAGCGATTCGCACGAAACGGTGGAAGACTGGGCGGAGCGGCAAGAAGTTCCGGCCGAGCATGAGAACTGGCCGTTGCGGCCCGTGATGCTCGCGCTGCTTGGATTGGCGGCGGGGCTGGGGGTCTATTTCCTCCTTGGCGACGAGCCTTTCTACCGGCGCGAACCGACTTCGCTGACGCTGGCGCTTGCAACCGCGCTGACCGTGACCGCCGGGCTGATCGGTTTCACCATCGAGCGGCGGCTGTGGTGGGCCTCGCTGGTCTTTTCGGCGGCGATGGGCGTGCTGGCAGGCTCTGTCATCTGGTGGAACGGCGGACCGGACCAGTGGAGCGGCGGCGATGGCTGGCGGACGTTCAGCCTGTTCCTGGGGATCGCGATCGCAGCACCGCTGTTTCAGGCGGCGCGCGATGTGGGAAAGCCGCGCTTCCCCTACGCGTCGGTCCACGATCATGCCTGGACCAATGTGGTGCTGTGGGGCGCCGGCTGGGTGTTCGTCGGGATCACCTTCGCATTGTCGTTTCTGCTGGCCGAGTTGTTCCACCTCATCAAGATCGATGTGCTGAAGGATCTGCTGGAAAAGAGCTGGTTCTGGCACGCGCTGATCGGGACGGCGTTCGGCGGCGCGCTGGGCGTGCTGCGCGAGCAGGACAAGGTGGTCCATCTGCTTCAGCGGGTGGTGGCGATCGTGCTTTCGGTGCTGGCGCCGGTGCTCGCGGTCGGGCTGCTGCTGTTCGTCCTCGCACTGCCTTTTACCGGGCTTGGCGCCTTGTGGGACGCGACGAGCGCGACCACGCCGTTGCTGCTGAGCTGCTGCGTCGGGGCGCTGATTCTCGCCAATGCGGTGATCGGCAACGCGCCGTCGGAGGAGCGGACCTTTCCGCTGCTGAAGTACGGCGCGATGGGGCTGGGGCTGGTGATGCTGCCGCTGGCGGTGATCGCCGCGATCGCCACCGGGCTGCGCATCGGACAATATGGCTTCACGCCGGACCGGCTGTGGGCGCTGACCTTCGTGATCGTCGCCAGCGCCTATGGGCTGGCCTATCTCGTCTCGCTGCTGATCGGGCGGCTGCACTGGGCCGAGCGGGCGCGGCCGGCGAACCTGAATCTGGCGTTCGTCCTGTGCGGGCTGGCGCTCGTGCTGGCGACGCCGTTGATCAGCTTCAACGCGATCTCGACGCGCGATCAGGTCGCGCGGCTCGAATCGGGCAGGATCGCGCCGGACAAGTTCGACTGGCGCGCGCTGGCGTTCGAGTTCGGGCAGGCGGGGCGCGATGCGCTGAAGAAGTTGCAGGCATCGGCTAATCCGGCGATCAAGGCGAAGGCCGATCTGGCGGCCAAGGCCGAGAATCGCTGGGATGTCGCCGAGGTGGACAATAGCGAGGTGCGGAGCAGGGAGATTGCGAAGAATGCCCGCATCCTACCCAGCGGCACGACGCTTCCGCCCGCGCTGATCGATGCGATGGCCGGCAACATCAACTGCACCAGCGAAGGCAAGTGCACGGTGTTCCTGATGCCGGGCGGAGCCGAGGCGCTGGTGTTTCAGGACTGGTGCTACGATCGCGCGGCGAAGGGCGGAGAGGAGCTTGCGGTCAATTGCGGCCTCGAGAACCGCTATCGCTTCGTCGACGGCAAGTGGCAGAGCATGAACTACAGCCCCCGGATCGATCGCAAGGACGAAGCCGCGAAGGGTGCGGCAGCGAAGGCCGGCAAGGCCTATCAGGCCGGCCAGATCGAGGTTCGTCCCGTCACCCGGCGGCAGGTGTTCGTCGGCGGCGAGCCGGTGGGCGAGGCTTTCGAGTGA
- the gatA gene encoding Asp-tRNA(Asn)/Glu-tRNA(Gln) amidotransferase subunit GatA encodes MSDVTDLGVAELRDGIRGGKFSAREVADAFVIKVSRAKALNAFIVETPEHALAAAREADEALARGDKLKPLAGVPIGMKDLFCTKGVQTTAASHILEGFKPVYESTVSQKLWDAGAGMLGKLNLDQFAMGSSNETSYFGNVISPWRKQGSNASLAPGGSSGGSSSAVAARLCPGATGTDTGGSIRQPAAFVGISGIKPTYGRCSRYGVVAFASSLDQAGPMARDVRDCAILLENMAGFDPKDSTSLNLPVPKWEELLSGDLRGKKIGIPKEYRLDGTPPEILALWDQGIEWVKDAGAEIVEVSLPHTKYALPAYYIIAPAEASSNLARYDGVRYGLRDLPEGANLQDMYAATRAAGFGDEVKRRILIGTYVLSAGFYDAYFTQASKVRTLIAQDFENAFTVCDLILTPTAPSAAFALGEKSADPLAMYLNDVFTVPSSLAGLPAMSVPGGLDKDGLPLGLQIIGKPLDEQGVLNAGLAIEQRAGFAARPDAWW; translated from the coding sequence ATGAGCGACGTTACCGATCTGGGCGTCGCCGAACTGCGCGACGGTATCCGTGGCGGCAAATTCTCCGCGCGCGAAGTGGCCGATGCGTTCGTCATCAAGGTGAGCCGGGCGAAGGCGCTCAACGCGTTCATCGTCGAGACCCCCGAGCACGCGCTTGCCGCCGCCCGCGAGGCTGACGAGGCGCTGGCGCGTGGCGACAAGCTGAAGCCGCTGGCGGGCGTGCCGATCGGCATGAAGGACCTGTTCTGCACCAAGGGCGTGCAGACCACCGCCGCCAGCCACATCCTCGAAGGCTTCAAGCCGGTCTATGAATCGACCGTCTCGCAGAAGCTGTGGGATGCCGGCGCGGGGATGCTGGGCAAGCTGAACCTCGATCAGTTCGCGATGGGTTCGTCGAACGAGACCTCGTACTTCGGCAACGTGATCTCGCCGTGGCGCAAGCAGGGCAGCAATGCTTCGCTGGCGCCGGGCGGTTCCTCGGGCGGCAGCTCGTCGGCGGTGGCCGCGCGGCTGTGCCCGGGTGCCACCGGCACCGATACCGGCGGCTCGATCCGCCAGCCCGCCGCGTTCGTCGGCATCAGCGGCATCAAGCCGACCTATGGCCGCTGCTCGCGCTATGGCGTGGTGGCGTTCGCGTCGTCGCTCGATCAGGCGGGCCCGATGGCGCGCGACGTGCGCGATTGCGCGATCCTGCTGGAGAATATGGCAGGCTTCGATCCGAAGGACTCGACGTCGCTGAACCTGCCGGTTCCGAAGTGGGAAGAGCTGTTGTCCGGCGATCTTCGCGGCAAGAAGATCGGCATTCCGAAGGAATACCGCCTCGACGGCACGCCGCCCGAAATCCTCGCGCTGTGGGATCAGGGCATCGAATGGGTGAAGGATGCGGGCGCGGAGATCGTCGAAGTCTCGCTGCCGCACACCAAGTACGCGCTGCCGGCCTATTACATCATCGCGCCGGCAGAGGCTTCGTCGAACCTCGCCCGCTATGACGGCGTGCGGTACGGCCTGCGCGACCTGCCCGAGGGCGCGAACCTGCAGGACATGTACGCCGCGACCCGCGCCGCCGGTTTCGGCGACGAAGTGAAACGCCGTATTCTGATCGGCACCTATGTGCTTTCGGCCGGGTTCTACGACGCCTATTTCACGCAGGCATCGAAGGTCCGGACGCTGATCGCGCAGGATTTCGAGAACGCGTTTACCGTGTGCGACCTGATCCTGACGCCGACCGCGCCGAGCGCGGCGTTCGCGCTGGGCGAGAAGTCGGCCGATCCGCTGGCGATGTACCTCAACGATGTGTTCACGGTGCCCTCGAGCCTCGCGGGCCTTCCTGCGATGTCGGTGCCGGGCGGGCTCGACAAGGACGGGCTGCCGCTCGGCCTGCAGATCATCGGCAAGCCGCTGGACGAGCAGGGCGTGTTGAACGCCGGTCTCGCGATCGAGCAGCGCGCGGGCTTCGCCGCGCGGCCGGATGCGTGGTGGTGA
- the gatC gene encoding Asp-tRNA(Asn)/Glu-tRNA(Gln) amidotransferase subunit GatC: MSVDTATVKKVASLARIAITDADAERLAPELNNILGWIEQLGEVDTSSVQPMTAVIPNTLRLRQDVVTEGGQRDAVLQNAPQGEHGFFTVPKVVE, encoded by the coding sequence ATGTCCGTAGACACTGCAACCGTGAAGAAGGTCGCGAGCCTCGCTCGCATCGCGATCACCGACGCCGATGCCGAGAGGCTGGCGCCGGAGCTCAACAACATCCTCGGCTGGATCGAGCAGCTTGGCGAGGTCGATACCTCCTCCGTGCAGCCGATGACCGCGGTGATCCCCAATACGCTGCGCCTGCGCCAAGACGTGGTGACCGAAGGCGGCCAGCGCGACGCGGTGCTGCAGAACGCGCCGCAGGGCGAACATGGCTTCTTCACCGTGCCGAAGGTGGTCGAATAA
- a CDS encoding FkbM family methyltransferase produces MNLGHYARRIVQRSNEMLNRAGLDLSRIETPGSRAAGLAFQWRRDPANVQRGAVVRTIEQGHAVRFFVADNSDLIQRYHLRGKFYEAEELALLAPWFRGGLFVDVGANVGNHTLYATLILGADRVIAFEPNPPALAVLETNIILNGLGDRVTIQPVGLSDRPGRAMVHLPYANLGGAALEVTDRGELEIVTGDSVLVDEPVAFLKIDTEGLEMSVLAGLEQTIRRHRPVMFVEVEDVNIPAFTAQCEQWGYRTETTYKRYPVNTNFLMVPQD; encoded by the coding sequence GTGAATCTCGGGCACTATGCCCGGCGCATCGTTCAGCGCAGCAACGAGATGTTGAATCGCGCCGGGCTCGATCTTTCACGGATCGAGACGCCGGGTTCGCGCGCCGCCGGGCTGGCGTTCCAGTGGCGGCGTGATCCCGCCAATGTGCAGCGTGGCGCGGTGGTCAGAACCATCGAGCAGGGACACGCGGTCCGCTTCTTCGTTGCGGACAATAGCGACCTGATCCAGCGCTATCATTTGCGCGGAAAATTCTACGAGGCGGAGGAACTGGCGCTGCTCGCCCCCTGGTTCCGCGGCGGGTTGTTCGTCGATGTCGGCGCGAATGTCGGAAATCATACCCTGTATGCGACCCTGATCCTGGGAGCGGACCGGGTGATCGCGTTCGAACCCAATCCGCCCGCGCTGGCGGTGCTGGAAACGAATATCATCCTGAACGGACTGGGCGATCGCGTGACCATCCAGCCCGTCGGCCTGTCGGATCGGCCGGGCCGCGCAATGGTGCATCTGCCCTATGCCAATCTGGGCGGCGCAGCGCTCGAGGTCACGGATCGCGGCGAACTGGAGATCGTGACCGGCGACAGTGTGCTCGTCGATGAACCCGTCGCTTTCCTCAAGATCGATACCGAGGGGCTGGAGATGAGCGTGCTCGCGGGACTCGAGCAGACCATCAGGCGGCATCGTCCGGTGATGTTCGTCGAGGTGGAGGATGTGAACATCCCCGCCTTCACGGCGCAATGCGAGCAATGGGGCTACCGCACCGAGACGACCTACAAACGCTATCCGGTGAACACCAATTTCCTCATGGTTCCGCAAGACTGA
- the tig gene encoding trigger factor, protein MQTVETLNEGLKRAYTLKITAKDIDAKVDAEVKKVAPQIRMPGFRPGKVPANLVRKMHGEAIAADALNSAIQEGVQSLIAKNKLRPAMAPSVSLGEGYENGKDADVTVELEVLPEVPLPSIEGLKLERLVIPVADSAVEEQLKQLAGQQKSWTDAPAKHKAKEGDQVTMDFVGKTADGVAFEGGTGTDMAVEIGSGRLIPGFEDQIVGVKVGDEKQINVTFPEDYGAADLAGKPATFDLKITAVKTSGETVIDDAFATSLGLQSLEQLTGLLKGQLEQQNGGLTRTHMKRKLLDQLAAGHDFEVPPSMVEAEFSQIWEQLQHEAGHEEDPEAAKAELEAERGDYRAIAERRVRLGLLLSEIGTANGVEVSQQEMNQLLAQAAQQYSPADRERFIQYIRQEPMAAAQLRAPLFEDKVVDFLFDKAEVTEREVTREELEAAIESEEGAVPHVHGPGCGHDHDHDAKPAKKAKAKKEEAPAEDAKPAKAKKVDAKKVEAADIEPAAPGDELVEAEPVKKAATKKAPAAKAEDATEEKPKKATKKKAE, encoded by the coding sequence ATGCAGACTGTCGAGACGTTGAACGAGGGCCTCAAGCGCGCCTACACGCTGAAGATCACTGCCAAGGATATCGACGCGAAGGTCGATGCCGAAGTGAAGAAGGTCGCGCCGCAGATCCGGATGCCCGGCTTCCGCCCCGGCAAGGTGCCTGCGAACCTCGTCCGCAAGATGCACGGCGAAGCGATCGCCGCCGACGCGCTGAACAGCGCGATCCAGGAAGGCGTTCAGTCGCTGATCGCCAAGAACAAGCTGCGCCCGGCGATGGCGCCGTCGGTCAGCCTCGGCGAAGGCTATGAGAACGGCAAGGATGCCGACGTTACGGTCGAACTCGAAGTGCTGCCGGAAGTGCCGCTGCCCTCGATCGAAGGCCTGAAGCTCGAGCGTCTGGTGATCCCGGTTGCCGATTCGGCTGTCGAAGAGCAGCTCAAGCAGCTCGCGGGCCAGCAGAAGTCGTGGACCGACGCCCCCGCCAAGCACAAGGCGAAGGAAGGCGATCAGGTCACGATGGACTTCGTCGGCAAGACCGCTGACGGCGTCGCCTTCGAAGGCGGCACCGGCACCGACATGGCCGTCGAAATCGGCTCGGGCCGTCTGATCCCGGGCTTCGAGGACCAGATCGTCGGCGTTAAGGTTGGTGACGAGAAGCAGATCAACGTGACCTTCCCCGAGGATTACGGCGCCGCCGACCTCGCCGGCAAGCCCGCCACGTTCGACCTGAAGATCACTGCGGTGAAGACTTCGGGCGAGACCGTGATCGACGATGCGTTTGCGACGTCGCTCGGCCTGCAGAGCCTCGAGCAGCTCACCGGCCTGCTCAAGGGCCAGCTGGAGCAGCAGAATGGCGGCCTGACCCGCACTCACATGAAGCGCAAGCTGCTCGACCAGCTCGCCGCGGGCCATGACTTCGAAGTGCCGCCGTCGATGGTGGAAGCCGAATTCTCGCAGATCTGGGAACAGCTCCAGCACGAAGCCGGCCATGAGGAAGACCCGGAAGCGGCCAAGGCCGAGCTGGAAGCCGAGCGTGGCGACTATCGCGCGATCGCCGAGCGCCGCGTGCGCCTGGGCCTGCTCCTGTCGGAAATCGGGACCGCCAATGGCGTCGAGGTCTCGCAGCAGGAAATGAACCAGCTGCTGGCGCAGGCCGCGCAGCAGTACAGCCCGGCGGACCGCGAGCGCTTCATCCAGTATATCCGTCAGGAGCCGATGGCTGCCGCCCAGCTGCGCGCGCCGCTGTTCGAGGACAAGGTCGTCGACTTCCTGTTCGACAAGGCTGAAGTGACCGAGCGCGAAGTGACCCGCGAAGAGCTGGAAGCCGCGATCGAGTCCGAGGAAGGCGCAGTGCCGCACGTCCACGGCCCGGGCTGCGGTCACGACCATGACCACGACGCCAAGCCGGCCAAGAAGGCCAAGGCGAAGAAGGAAGAGGCTCCGGCTGAAGACGCCAAGCCCGCCAAGGCGAAGAAGGTCGATGCCAAAAAGGTTGAGGCGGCCGATATCGAGCCTGCCGCACCCGGCGACGAACTGGTCGAAGCCGAGCCGGTGAAGAAGGCCGCAACCAAGAAGGCTCCGGCGGCGAAGGCCGAGGACGCTACCGAAGAAAAGCCGAAGAAGGCGACCAAGAAGAAGGCCGAATGA
- a CDS encoding S41 family peptidase, translating to MKIRSLIALALACSGLSAATALDAAPSNVAADQAEKVPAEIVRSDFALLYRILQEAHFDLYIHRTKREYDAYYRALAASIRGPMDKIEVAKLFQKFVAYGRIGHAKVDAPLIAFVTHLRSGGTVVPLFIRVDGKRVVLTHAAEESGVLRAGVEVAAIDGMPILDVLDRFGTYVSAERPYMAHAQMEESFPALLWLDRGAVGSVMVTATIEGKAVNVRVPAVTLEQRRGLEAKFPTREPAIDFGTREYRELERGIAYLRPGPFFDTGQAASETGPSYRSDSFKAFIDDSFGKIIASGATDLIIDLRNNPGGDNSFSDPMIAWFADRPFRFASSFMLKASAATKADYARIRASGEPIDASFARQMAVEDTQPNGIRYRYDLPLVQPREGPRYRGRIWILVNRHSYSNAASVAALVQDYGFGKVLGEETADVASNYASVQSFTLPGTGFVVSYPKSHFIRPNGKDEVAGVVPDFRIGRPAIGEAEDVFLKDTLAIVRAQERPRPNNTRP from the coding sequence ATGAAGATTCGATCCCTCATCGCTCTCGCGCTGGCCTGTAGTGGTTTGAGCGCGGCGACGGCGCTGGACGCGGCGCCGTCAAATGTGGCGGCCGATCAGGCCGAGAAGGTGCCGGCGGAGATCGTCAGATCCGATTTCGCCCTTCTCTATCGTATTTTGCAGGAGGCGCATTTCGACCTCTACATCCACCGGACGAAGCGGGAATATGACGCCTATTACCGGGCGCTCGCCGCGTCGATCCGTGGGCCGATGGACAAGATCGAGGTCGCGAAGCTGTTCCAGAAATTCGTGGCATATGGGCGGATCGGCCATGCAAAGGTCGATGCGCCGCTCATCGCGTTCGTAACCCATCTGCGGTCGGGCGGGACGGTGGTGCCGCTGTTCATCCGCGTGGATGGCAAGCGCGTCGTTCTGACCCATGCCGCGGAGGAGAGCGGGGTGCTCCGCGCCGGCGTCGAAGTCGCGGCGATCGATGGGATGCCGATCCTTGACGTTCTCGATCGTTTCGGCACCTATGTCTCGGCCGAGCGACCTTACATGGCCCATGCCCAGATGGAGGAAAGCTTCCCGGCGCTGCTTTGGCTAGATCGCGGCGCGGTCGGGTCGGTCATGGTGACCGCGACGATCGAGGGCAAAGCAGTGAACGTTCGCGTTCCCGCCGTGACGCTCGAGCAGCGGCGCGGATTGGAGGCGAAATTTCCCACGCGCGAGCCGGCTATCGATTTCGGGACGCGCGAGTATCGCGAACTGGAGCGCGGCATCGCCTATCTGCGGCCCGGTCCCTTTTTCGACACCGGGCAGGCTGCGAGCGAAACAGGGCCGTCCTACCGGTCGGACTCGTTCAAGGCGTTCATCGATGACAGTTTCGGCAAGATCATCGCGAGCGGCGCGACCGACCTGATTATCGATCTGCGCAACAATCCCGGCGGAGACAACAGCTTCAGCGATCCGATGATCGCCTGGTTCGCGGATCGTCCCTTCCGCTTCGCGTCGTCCTTCATGCTGAAGGCAAGCGCGGCGACCAAGGCGGATTATGCGCGCATCCGTGCGAGCGGCGAGCCGATCGATGCGAGTTTCGCCCGGCAGATGGCGGTTGAGGATACCCAGCCCAACGGCATCCGCTATCGCTACGATCTACCGCTGGTGCAGCCTCGCGAGGGGCCGCGCTATCGCGGGCGAATATGGATACTGGTCAACCGGCACAGCTATTCGAACGCTGCGTCGGTCGCCGCGCTCGTGCAAGACTATGGGTTCGGCAAGGTGCTTGGCGAGGAAACCGCCGACGTGGCGTCGAACTACGCGTCGGTTCAGTCTTTCACCCTGCCGGGAACCGGCTTTGTGGTGAGCTATCCCAAGAGCCATTTCATTCGCCCCAACGGCAAGGATGAGGTTGCCGGTGTCGTGCCCGATTTCAGGATCGGCCGGCCAGCGATCGGGGAAGCCGAGGACGTGTTTCTGAAGGATACGCTTGCGATCGTTCGGGCGCAGGAGCGGCCTCGACCAAATAATACTCGACCTTAA
- a CDS encoding glycosyltransferase family 2 protein, whose protein sequence is MKHNVAVILPCYNEEAAIAQTVASFRAALPDATIYVYDNNSRDRTVEVAKAAGAVVRTERMQGKGNVVRRMFADIDADIYVMADGDATYDATSAPAMVARLVEEGLDMIVGTRVHEEAEAYRRGHVLGNKLMTGFLAGLFGRSFTDIFSGYRVFSRRFVKSFPVLSSGFEIETEISVHALELKMPVGEVETTYFARLEGSESKLNTYRDGFRILRVIVQLYRIERPMFFFGWIAALFALIAVGLSVPLMVTYAQTGLVPRFPTAILSTGLMILAFLNLFAGLILDTVVHGRREMRRLAYLGHASPHSAREAKPDNFVPGLTPRVED, encoded by the coding sequence ATGAAGCACAACGTCGCCGTTATCCTTCCCTGCTACAACGAAGAGGCCGCCATCGCGCAGACGGTCGCGAGCTTTCGCGCGGCGCTGCCGGATGCGACGATCTACGTCTATGACAATAACAGCCGCGATCGCACGGTGGAGGTGGCGAAGGCCGCCGGGGCCGTGGTCCGGACCGAGCGGATGCAGGGCAAGGGCAATGTCGTCCGCCGCATGTTTGCGGACATCGACGCCGACATCTATGTGATGGCCGATGGCGACGCGACCTATGACGCGACTTCGGCGCCCGCGATGGTTGCGCGGCTGGTGGAAGAGGGACTCGACATGATCGTCGGCACCCGCGTTCACGAGGAAGCCGAGGCTTACCGGCGCGGGCATGTGCTGGGCAACAAGCTGATGACGGGCTTCCTTGCCGGGCTGTTCGGGCGCAGCTTCACCGACATTTTCTCGGGCTATCGCGTGTTTTCGCGCCGCTTCGTGAAGAGCTTTCCGGTGCTGTCGTCGGGGTTCGAGATCGAGACCGAGATCAGCGTCCACGCGCTCGAGCTCAAGATGCCGGTCGGCGAGGTCGAGACGACCTATTTCGCGCGGCTCGAGGGATCGGAGTCGAAGCTCAACACCTATCGCGACGGCTTCCGCATCCTGCGGGTGATCGTGCAGCTTTACCGGATCGAGCGGCCGATGTTCTTCTTCGGCTGGATCGCGGCGCTGTTCGCGCTGATCGCGGTCGGCCTGTCAGTGCCGCTGATGGTCACCTATGCCCAGACCGGGCTGGTACCGCGCTTCCCCACCGCGATCCTTTCGACCGGGCTGATGATCCTGGCTTTCCTCAACCTGTTCGCCGGGCTGATCCTCGACACGGTGGTGCATGGCCGGCGCGAGATGCGGCGGCTGGCCTATCTCGGCCATGCCTCGCCTCATTCGGCGAGGGAGGCGAAGCCGGACAATTTCGTGCCGGGACTGACGCCGCGCGTCGAAGACTAG
- the gatB gene encoding Asp-tRNA(Asn)/Glu-tRNA(Gln) amidotransferase subunit GatB: protein MAETAYRIHGETGEWEVVIGLEVHAQVTSNAKLFSGAATAFGAEPNSQVSLIDAAMPGMLPTPNRECIRQAVRTGMALGAVINKWSRFDRKNYFYADLPQGYQISQLFHPLVGEGALEISLDEKDPDAEVKTIGIERIHVEQDAGKLMHDQHPTRSYVDLNRAGVALMEIVSKPDMRSPQEAGAYVAKLRSILRYVGSCDGNMDQGSMRADVNVSVRKPGEPFGTRTETKNVNSVRFVMQTVEIEAKRQVEVLEAGGRIVQETRLFDPDRGETRSMRSKEDAHDYRYFPDPDLLPLELDDAFLNECEASLPELPDAKRRRYEQDLGLTAYNAAVLTADADTARWFEALLAEGARIQGKGEQEVARASANWLISDLFGALNKLGKDLGESPVSPVQGAELLALAANGTLSGPLAKQVFEIMLETGDAPEKIVEERGLKQTSDTGAIEAVIAEILAKNPGQLEQYRGGKEALFGFFVGQTMKAMAGKANPAVVNELLKKALG from the coding sequence ATGGCTGAAACAGCGTACCGCATTCATGGCGAAACCGGCGAGTGGGAGGTCGTGATCGGCCTTGAGGTCCATGCCCAGGTCACGTCCAACGCCAAGCTGTTTTCGGGCGCCGCGACTGCGTTCGGGGCCGAGCCGAACAGCCAGGTCAGCCTGATCGACGCGGCAATGCCGGGCATGTTGCCCACGCCGAACCGCGAGTGCATCCGCCAGGCGGTGCGCACCGGCATGGCGCTGGGCGCGGTGATCAACAAATGGTCGCGCTTCGATCGCAAGAACTATTTCTACGCCGATCTGCCGCAGGGCTATCAGATCAGCCAGCTGTTCCATCCGCTGGTGGGCGAGGGCGCGCTGGAGATCAGCCTCGACGAGAAGGATCCCGACGCCGAGGTGAAGACCATCGGCATCGAGCGCATCCATGTCGAGCAGGACGCGGGCAAGCTGATGCACGACCAGCATCCGACGCGCTCGTACGTCGATCTCAACCGCGCCGGCGTGGCGCTGATGGAGATCGTGTCGAAGCCCGACATGCGTTCGCCGCAGGAAGCCGGTGCCTATGTCGCCAAGTTGCGCTCGATCCTGCGCTATGTCGGGTCGTGCGACGGCAATATGGATCAGGGATCGATGCGCGCCGACGTGAACGTTTCGGTCCGCAAGCCCGGCGAGCCGTTCGGCACGCGCACCGAGACCAAGAACGTCAACTCGGTCCGCTTCGTGATGCAGACGGTCGAGATCGAAGCGAAGCGTCAGGTCGAGGTGCTCGAAGCTGGTGGCCGCATCGTGCAGGAAACCCGTCTGTTCGATCCCGATCGCGGCGAGACGCGGTCGATGCGGTCGAAGGAAGACGCGCACGACTATCGCTACTTCCCCGATCCCGATCTGCTGCCGCTGGAACTGGACGACGCATTCCTGAACGAGTGCGAAGCGAGCCTGCCCGAACTGCCCGACGCCAAGCGCCGCCGGTACGAGCAAGATCTTGGGCTGACTGCGTACAACGCCGCGGTGCTGACCGCCGATGCCGATACGGCGCGCTGGTTCGAAGCGCTGCTGGCCGAAGGTGCGCGCATCCAGGGCAAGGGCGAGCAGGAAGTGGCGCGCGCCAGCGCCAACTGGCTGATCTCCGACCTGTTCGGCGCGCTCAACAAGCTGGGCAAGGATCTGGGCGAGAGCCCGGTCAGCCCGGTGCAGGGCGCCGAGCTGCTGGCGCTGGCCGCCAATGGTACGCTGAGCGGGCCGCTGGCCAAGCAGGTGTTCGAGATCATGCTCGAAACCGGCGACGCGCCCGAGAAGATCGTCGAGGAGCGCGGCTTGAAGCAGACCAGCGACACCGGCGCGATCGAAGCGGTGATCGCCGAGATCCTCGCGAAGAACCCCGGCCAGCTCGAACAGTATCGTGGCGGCAAGGAAGCGCTATTCGGCTTCTTCGTCGGCCAGACGATGAAGGCGATGGCAGGCAAGGCCAATCCGGCCGTGGTCAACGAGTTGCTGAAGAAAGCGCTCGGTTAG